The Lactuca sativa cultivar Salinas chromosome 2, Lsat_Salinas_v11, whole genome shotgun sequence genome includes a window with the following:
- the LOC111921742 gene encoding U-box domain-containing protein 35 → MWFPKTTSNSSIRAGNGQRKGNSIVAVAIDKDKYSQHALKWVVEHLLTRGQTVVLIHVNHKSGNKQFSFLQNFIVLLEIIIDESVQCIDVILEGTNIAKALAEYASENAIEYLVLGASSRHGFIRFKTSDVPSSVMKVAPDFCTIYVISKGKISSAKKSLKAAPFVSPLHEQIEEKSNNANSFVSIAPNNNNNNNHSFQSRAPEKPPEKPRMMPEKLESFRSPFTRPGRAENAKLLELQDLDTDISFVGNARQSTDHMSLDNYYDLDIGITDRNRDEFSSSSFESRASSASQNMDDGDNEMKMLKMELVRKMGLYTVDCNDASTAKQKEGLQQWRMEEQKRLLEEAREAGEKEKAKSQATMEKAEASKRIMELESRRVVAEMKALTTDDEDPDNKFQYKKYTIEEIEEATEFFAQSRKIGEGGYGPVFKGMLSQTVVAIKVLRPDAAQGRSQFQREVEVLSCMRHPNMVLLLGACPEYGCLIYEYMGNGSLEDRLLRRGNTPPLSWQIRFKIASEIATGILFLHQTKPEPIVHRDLKPGNILLDENFVSKISDVGLARLLPPSVTGDMTQYRMTSAAGTLCYIDPEYQQTGMLGVKSDVYSLGIMLLQLITARPAMGLSHHVQNAIDDGTFGKMLDPCVTDWPQDEALGFAKLALQCAELRRKDRPDLGKVVLPELARLRDFGEESMPP, encoded by the exons ATGTGGTTTCCTAAGACAACGAGTAACTCGTCCATCCGTGCCGGAAATGGGCAACGTAAGGGAAACTCCATTGTGGCTGTCGCAATAGACAAGGATAAATACAGCCAACACGCTCTCAAATGGGTTGTTGAACACCTTCTCACCCGTGGTCAAACCGTTGTCCTCATCCATGtcaatcacaaatcaggcaataaACAATTTTCATTTCTACAAAACTTTATAGTTTTGTTAGAAATTATAATTGATGAATCT GTACAATGCATTGATGTCATACTTGAAGGCACCAACATAGCAAAAGCGTTAGCAGAATACGCTTCTGAAAATGCAATAGAGTATTTGGTGCTTGGTGCATCCTCACGACATGGTTTCATTAG ATTCAAGACCTCCGATGTTCCCAGCAGTGTAATGAAGGTGGCCCCAGATTTCTGCACCATTTATGTCATCTCCAAAGGGAAGATTTCGAGTGCAAAAAAATCTTTAAAAGCCGCTCCGTTTGTTTCTCCGCTCCATGAACAGATCGAAGAGAAATCAAACAATGCAAACAGTTTCGTGTCAATTGcacccaacaacaacaacaacaacaaccacagtTTTCAATCCAGAGCGCCGGAAAAGCCGCCGGAGAAGCCCCGTATGATGCCGGAAAAGCTTGAATCCTTCAG ATCGCCGTTTACTCGACCTGGAAGAGCAGAAAATGCGAAGCTCTTGGAGCTTCAGGATTTAGACACTGATATATCGTTTGTGGGGAATGCGAGGCAGAGCACTGATCACATGTCTCTCGATAACTACTACGACCTGGACATCGGAATAACTGATCGGAATCGTGATGAGTTCTCATCGTCTTCTTTTGAGAGCCGAGCCTCATCTGCATCTCAAAATATG GATGATGGTGACAATGAAATGAAAATGTTAAAGATGGAACTCGTGAGGAAAATGGGCTTATATACTGTAGATTGCAATGACGCAAGTACAGCAAAACAAAAG GAGGGACTCCAACAATGGCGTATGGAAGAACAAAAGAGATTATTAGAGGAGGCTAGAGAAGCTGGAGAGAAAGAGAAAGCCAAGTCCCAGGCAACAATGGAGAAAGCAGAAGCATCTAAAAGAATCATGGAATTGGAATCTAGACGAGTAGTCGCCGAAATGAAAGCACTCACCACAGACGATGAGGATCCCGATAACAAATTCCAGTATAAGAAATATACAATTGAAGAGATCGAAGAGGCTACAGAGTTTTTTGCACAATCTAGAAAGATCGGAGAAGGAGGCTACGGTCCTGTTTTTAAAGGTATGCTCAGTCAGACCGTTGTCGCCATTAAAGTGTTGCGTCCAGATGCTGCACAAGGAAGGTCACAGTTTCAACGAGAG GTGGAAGTGTTGAGCTGTATGCGACATCCGAATATGGTTCTCCTCCTTGGAGCCTGCCCGGAATACGGGTGTCTGATCTATGAATACATGGGTAACGGTAGTTTAGAAGATCGGCTACTCAGAAGAGGAAACACGCCACCGTTATCCTGGCAAATCAGATTCAAAATCGCGTCAGAAATCGCCACCGGAATCCTGTTTCTTCATCAGACAAAACCAGAACCGATAGTTCACCGTGATCTGAAGCCAGGAAACATTCTCCTAGACGAAAACTTCGTGAGCAAGATTAGCGACGTCGGACTAGCGAGGTTACTCCCGCCGTCGGTTACTGGTGACATGACGCAGTATCGGATGACATCGGCGGCAGGGACACTTTGCTATATTGATCCGGAGTATCAGCAGACGGGGATGCTTGGGGTGAAATCTGATGTCTATTCTCTAGGGATCATGTTGTTGCAGTTGATTACAGCTAGACCGGCGATGGGTTTGAGTCATCATGTTCAAAACGCCATTGATGATGGAACTTTTGGTAAGATGCTGGATCCGTGTGTCACTGATTGGCCTCAAGATGAAGCCCTAGGGTTTGCAAAATTGGCACTACAATGTGCTGAGTTAAGGCGTAAAGATAGACCGGATTTAGGGAAGGTGGTTTTGCCGGAGCTTGCTAGATTGAGAGACTTCGGTGAGGAGAGCATGCCGCCGTGA